In Selenomonas dianae, a genomic segment contains:
- a CDS encoding metal-dependent hydrolase: protein MKWVSHITLTATAAYAVTADPMLTAAAAVGAVLPDKVECSPQSVGWSTWRSRHRGWSHWPMLYIALIGGLMQAQQYFFYDAAFFAVLTWIFVGALCHIAEDAVCGKVPLLYPTQKAGVRLFTVGSLREYLFVLVCIGMIYTVQYFLHM, encoded by the coding sequence ATGAAGTGGGTATCCCATATCACCCTCACCGCCACAGCCGCCTATGCCGTCACCGCCGATCCGATGCTGACGGCGGCGGCGGCGGTCGGTGCGGTTCTCCCGGACAAGGTCGAGTGCAGCCCGCAGAGCGTCGGATGGAGCACGTGGCGCAGCCGCCACCGCGGGTGGTCGCATTGGCCGATGCTCTACATCGCGCTCATCGGCGGGCTGATGCAGGCGCAGCAGTATTTTTTTTACGATGCGGCGTTCTTCGCCGTCCTCACATGGATCTTCGTCGGCGCACTCTGTCACATCGCGGAGGATGCCGTCTGCGGCAAGGTGCCGCTCCTCTATCCCACGCAGAAGGCCGGTGTACGGCTCTTCACCGTCGGTTCGCTGCGTGAGTATCTGTTTGTGCTCGTCTGTATTGGCATGATCTATACAGTACAATATTTTCTGCATATGTAA